In Candidatus Blochmannia vicinus, one DNA window encodes the following:
- a CDS encoding DNA polymerase III subunit chi, translating into MKHGTFYLIPQKFKQKTEHSYIEKLVCNLISTQWRSGKNILITCENEHQATKIDEILWTFDPNTFLPHNLFGKTVHNTPIIIYWNQCCYDNNPRDLLINLMKQNMNFFFNFNEIIDFVPVTDVLKKWARHRYQSYKKNGFELNVINTPIS; encoded by the coding sequence ATGAAGCATGGCACTTTTTATTTGATACCTCAAAAATTTAAGCAAAAAACTGAACATAGTTATATAGAAAAACTTGTTTGTAATTTAATAAGTACACAATGGAGATCTGGAAAAAATATCTTAATAACTTGTGAAAATGAACATCAAGCTACAAAAATAGATGAAATATTGTGGACATTTGATCCAAATACATTCTTACCACATAATTTATTTGGAAAAACTGTTCATAATACTCCAATAATTATATACTGGAATCAATGTTGTTATGACAATAATCCAAGAGATTTATTAATTAATCTTATGAAACAAAATATGAATTTCTTTTTTAATTTTAATGAAATAATAGATTTTGTACCCGTAACTGACGTTTTAAAAAAATGGGCAAGACATAGATACCAATCTTACAAAAAAAATGGATTTGAATTAAATGTTATTAACACCCCAATTTCATGA
- a CDS encoding leucyl aminopeptidase: MIKFRVTDNHLELYPDSCIITGIFEESHLFPATKKIDTISRGYIRSLLHRGAFQGKMEQTLLLYDIPQLYNRQILLIGCGKKDNFDEYCYRKLIRKIILLCKEIPIIKILFFLSELNIKGYDNYWKIRQTIEIVEEELYVFNRFKNNKSKLHQSLKEIILHIPDSNELTCCKQSIKDGLTIVHGIKIAKDLGNMPPNFCTPDYLIDQVNKLTNYNNITINIIDASEMKKLGMNAYLAVGLGSNYTPKMPIIKYTGHPEGSDVPPIVFIGKGLTFDSGGISIKESNKMDEMKYDMCGAAAIYAVMCIAAKLNLPLNIIGILAISENMVSHTAFRPGDILTTLSGQTVEVLNTDAEGRLVLCDALTYAERYKPDVVIDIATLTGACVVALGNHFSGLMSNNEDLTNDLILAATQSKDYIWRLPLHDAFQKQLKSTCADMTNVGGKSGGAITAACFLQKFAHKYRWAHLDIAGTAWISNYHDKSATGRPVALLSQYLINKSFPYKNK; this comes from the coding sequence ATGATAAAATTTAGGGTCACTGATAATCATCTAGAATTATATCCTGATAGTTGCATAATTACTGGTATATTTGAAGAATCACATTTATTTCCTGCAACAAAAAAAATTGATACCATAAGTAGGGGATATATCAGATCATTATTGCATCGTGGAGCATTTCAAGGAAAAATGGAACAAACACTCTTATTATATGATATTCCTCAATTATATAATAGACAAATTTTATTAATTGGTTGCGGTAAGAAAGATAATTTTGATGAATATTGTTATAGAAAATTAATTCGTAAAATAATACTCTTATGTAAAGAAATACCCATAATTAAAATACTATTTTTTTTAAGCGAATTAAACATCAAAGGATATGACAACTACTGGAAAATAAGACAAACAATAGAAATTGTTGAAGAAGAATTGTATGTATTTAACAGATTTAAAAACAATAAGAGTAAATTGCATCAATCACTGAAAGAAATAATTTTACATATACCCGATTCAAATGAACTTACATGTTGTAAACAATCTATTAAAGATGGATTAACAATCGTTCATGGAATAAAAATAGCTAAAGATTTAGGAAATATGCCTCCTAATTTTTGTACTCCTGATTATCTCATCGATCAAGTTAATAAATTAACCAATTATAATAATATCACAATAAATATAATTGATGCTTCAGAAATGAAAAAATTAGGTATGAATGCTTATTTAGCAGTAGGGCTAGGATCTAATTATACCCCTAAAATGCCTATAATTAAATATACAGGACATCCTGAAGGATCTGATGTTCCTCCTATTGTGTTTATAGGAAAAGGATTAACTTTTGATTCTGGTGGTATTTCTATTAAAGAATCAAATAAAATGGATGAAATGAAATATGATATGTGCGGAGCTGCTGCAATATATGCAGTTATGTGTATAGCTGCAAAACTTAATTTACCACTAAATATTATCGGAATACTTGCAATTAGTGAAAATATGGTAAGTCATACTGCTTTTCGACCAGGAGATATTTTAACTACTTTATCAGGACAAACAGTAGAAGTACTCAATACCGATGCTGAAGGTCGTTTAGTGTTATGTGATGCATTGACATACGCAGAGCGATATAAACCTGATGTTGTAATCGATATAGCCACATTAACTGGAGCTTGTGTTGTTGCATTAGGGAATCATTTTAGCGGTTTAATGTCTAATAATGAAGATTTAACCAATGATTTAATTTTAGCCGCAACACAATCTAAAGATTATATCTGGAGATTACCACTACACGATGCATTCCAAAAACAATTAAAATCTACATGTGCAGATATGACAAATGTTGGAGGTAAATCTGGTGGAGCTATCACAGCTGCTTGTTTTCTTCAAAAATTTGCACATAAATATCGTTGGGCACATTTAGATATTGCTGGAACAGCATGGATATCTAATTATCATGACAAAAGCGCTACGGGACGCCCCGTAGCGCTTTTGTCGCAATATTTGATTAATAAATCATTCCCATATAAAAATAAATAA
- a CDS encoding valine--tRNA ligase: MSKHIVEKTYNPKNIEEPIYKFWEQGDCFDPHGDTSHKSYCIMMPPPNITGQLHLGHAFQQTIMDVLVRYHRMNGKNTLWQTGTDHAGIATQILVENKIYNDTGKTRNNYTRDDLIKKIWTWKKQSEKSITYQMKRLGNSVHWKRDCFTMDTEMSYAVKEAFIRLYQDNLIYRGKRLVNWDCTLQSAISDLEVINKPIKGSMWYLYYKLDNSTIVTDHSTIDPHHLIVATTRPETILGDAAVAIHPEDSRYKNLVGKYVITPITNTRIPIIFDERVDMFKGTGCVKITPAHDFNDYIIGKRHKLPMINIFSLNGTILKHPEIFDSYGQPNDQLYYSIPQIFHNLNSYHARKKIISECTKLNLLHDIKPYNSTIPYSDRTGTIIEPMLTNQWYIRAKILAQQAVNAVKLDIINFVPKQYKNMYFSWMNNIQDWCISRQIWWGHRIPAWYDDANNKIYVGHCEKDIRIKNKLDHDIILRKDNDVLDTWFSSSLWTFSSLGWPRDTNLLSVFHPTNIVISGFDIIFFWIARMIMLTMHLIKDNNGVSQIPFKTAYITGLIRDEIGQKMSKSKGNIIDPIDIIDGISIENLLKKRTKDMMQPQLADQIIKCTKKQFPNGIQSHGTDALRFTLVALASSGRDIHWDMKRLTGYRNFCNKLWHASRFVLKNTKNKDCSISSTTEKLFSLADRWIITKFNQTVQNFHKNLKIYRFDKIANILHEFIWHQFCDWYIELTKSTLYHGNALELRGTRYTLITLLESVLRLAHPIIPFITEKIWQEVKVITGNNGKTIMLQPFPKYNASIIDNKSIIDFEWIKHTITEIRNTRTNMNITYNTPLQVVFKHTSPEAKTRILNNYNILCNIAHLKSINFISKHEIYPQSITISLDSTELLIRTPKEFNKEIKINRINKELESINHKIEIIQKLISNNDFINHAPTSIIKNKQELLNYYIQTKHKLLNQHATITKL; encoded by the coding sequence ATGAGTAAACATATCGTGGAAAAAACATATAATCCTAAAAATATAGAAGAACCAATTTATAAATTTTGGGAACAAGGAGATTGCTTTGATCCCCATGGAGACACATCTCATAAAAGTTATTGTATTATGATGCCTCCTCCTAATATTACAGGGCAATTACATCTTGGTCACGCATTTCAACAAACTATTATGGACGTTTTAGTACGTTACCACAGAATGAATGGGAAAAATACTTTATGGCAAACGGGTACAGATCATGCTGGTATTGCTACACAAATTCTGGTAGAAAATAAAATTTATAATGATACAGGTAAAACTAGAAACAACTATACACGCGATGATTTAATAAAAAAAATTTGGACATGGAAGAAACAATCTGAAAAATCTATTACTTACCAAATGAAACGATTAGGAAACTCTGTACATTGGAAACGAGATTGTTTCACTATGGATACAGAAATGTCTTATGCGGTAAAAGAAGCTTTTATTCGTTTATATCAAGATAATTTAATTTATAGAGGAAAAAGACTAGTAAATTGGGATTGCACATTACAAAGCGCAATTTCTGATCTGGAAGTTATAAATAAACCAATAAAAGGATCCATGTGGTACTTATACTATAAATTAGATAATTCCACTATTGTTACAGATCATTCTACTATCGATCCACATCATTTAATTGTTGCAACAACACGTCCAGAAACCATATTAGGTGATGCTGCTGTCGCAATACATCCAGAAGATTCTCGTTATAAAAATTTAGTTGGAAAATACGTAATCACACCAATAACTAACACACGTATTCCTATCATTTTTGATGAACGTGTGGATATGTTTAAAGGAACCGGTTGTGTTAAAATAACCCCTGCTCATGATTTTAATGATTATATAATAGGAAAACGACATAAATTGCCCATGATAAACATTTTTTCACTTAATGGGACAATTCTTAAACACCCAGAAATATTTGATAGTTATGGGCAACCTAACGATCAATTATACTATAGTATCCCTCAAATATTTCATAACCTTAACAGTTATCATGCACGAAAAAAAATAATTTCTGAATGCACCAAACTCAACTTATTACATGACATAAAACCCTATAATTCAACAATTCCATATAGCGACCGTACTGGAACTATAATTGAACCTATGTTAACTAATCAATGGTACATACGAGCCAAAATTTTAGCTCAACAAGCGGTAAATGCGGTAAAATTGGATATCATTAATTTTGTTCCAAAACAATATAAAAATATGTATTTTAGTTGGATGAATAATATACAAGATTGGTGTATTTCTCGGCAAATATGGTGGGGGCATAGAATCCCTGCTTGGTATGATGATGCTAATAATAAAATATATGTAGGACATTGTGAAAAAGATATCAGAATAAAAAATAAATTAGATCATGATATAATATTACGTAAGGATAACGATGTATTAGATACATGGTTTTCTTCAAGTCTGTGGACATTTTCTAGTTTAGGTTGGCCTAGAGATACTAATTTATTAAGTGTTTTTCATCCTACTAATATCGTAATAAGTGGATTTGACATCATATTTTTTTGGATTGCACGAATGATTATGTTAACTATGCACCTCATAAAAGATAATAATGGAGTATCTCAAATTCCATTTAAAACCGCATACATTACTGGTCTTATACGTGACGAGATTGGTCAAAAAATGTCTAAATCTAAAGGTAATATCATTGATCCAATAGATATAATAGATGGAATTTCTATAGAGAATTTATTAAAAAAACGTACAAAAGATATGATGCAACCACAATTGGCCGATCAAATTATAAAATGTACTAAAAAACAATTTCCTAATGGGATTCAATCCCATGGAACTGATGCTTTAAGATTTACTTTAGTAGCGCTAGCGTCGTCTGGACGAGATATACACTGGGATATGAAACGGCTAACAGGTTATCGTAATTTTTGTAATAAGTTATGGCATGCTAGTCGCTTTGTTCTAAAAAACACTAAAAATAAAGATTGCAGTATATCCTCCACTACAGAAAAATTATTTTCCTTAGCAGATCGTTGGATCATTACAAAATTTAATCAAACAGTACAGAATTTCCATAAAAATTTAAAAATTTATCGTTTCGATAAAATAGCAAATATTTTACACGAATTTATTTGGCATCAATTTTGTGATTGGTATATAGAATTAACTAAATCAACACTTTATCACGGAAACGCACTGGAACTACGAGGCACGCGTTATACATTAATTACATTACTGGAATCAGTATTACGCTTAGCGCATCCAATTATTCCTTTTATTACAGAAAAAATTTGGCAAGAAGTTAAAGTAATTACTGGAAATAACGGCAAAACTATTATGTTACAACCATTTCCAAAATATAATGCATCCATAATTGATAATAAATCAATAATAGATTTTGAATGGATAAAACACACTATCACAGAAATACGTAATACGCGCACAAATATGAATATTACTTATAATACACCCCTACAAGTAGTATTTAAACATACCTCACCAGAAGCTAAAACACGAATTTTAAATAATTACAATATTTTATGCAATATTGCTCACTTAAAAAGTATCAATTTCATCTCAAAACATGAAATATATCCACAATCTATTACTATATCTTTAGATTCAACAGAATTATTGATACGCACACCAAAAGAATTCAATAAAGAAATTAAAATAAATCGAATAAATAAAGAATTAGAATCAATAAATCACAAAATTGAAATAATACAAAAACTGATAAGTAATAATGATTTTATAAATCATGCACCAACATCTATCATAAAAAATAAACAAGAATTATTAAATTATTATATACAAACTAAACATAAATTACTCAATCAACATGCTACAATAACGAAACTATAG
- the lptF gene encoding LPS export ABC transporter permease LptF has product MIFTKYILKEIFRNQLIILILLFLVCFCQKLIKMLGLVIDGNISIYLVFLCLGLYVPEAGKLLIPFSVFLSVLVTFYRLQIHNEIIAMYSCAVDKYIFIRSIFLFSGIVATFAMINVGWLSPYCSSYQNKLLHEIKENINLSVLSEKKFQPLSDKYLTLFADSIQGKKLKHVFLVKMNQDKDNGMFTIVTSEKGNVDQNPDGSRLIILEKGTYYEIYNKCGLYKNIFITDFAKYKMSINNTFKTLLKKNKPIDHMPIHQLWFSIAPEARVELHWRLTLLMSIFIMPMITTLLTITISYNYLSNFLLTIFLYTIFFVLHTLLRSHIILEKTNPIAWMWVINSIYLLIVLLLNAWDTSCMKKLALRVLHRN; this is encoded by the coding sequence ATGATATTTACGAAATATATATTAAAAGAAATATTTAGAAATCAATTAATTATTTTAATATTATTATTTTTAGTTTGTTTTTGTCAAAAATTGATAAAAATGTTAGGATTAGTAATAGATGGTAATATTTCAATATATTTAGTTTTTCTGTGTCTTGGTTTGTATGTACCAGAGGCAGGAAAATTACTTATTCCTTTTAGTGTATTTTTAAGCGTACTAGTAACTTTTTATCGCTTACAAATTCATAATGAAATTATAGCTATGTATTCTTGTGCTGTAGATAAATATATTTTCATAAGGAGTATATTTCTATTTAGTGGAATTGTTGCAACGTTTGCTATGATCAATGTAGGATGGTTATCTCCTTATTGTTCGAGTTATCAAAATAAATTATTGCATGAAATTAAAGAAAACATTAATTTATCTGTTTTGTCAGAAAAGAAATTTCAACCATTATCTGATAAATATTTAACTTTATTTGCAGATAGTATTCAGGGAAAAAAATTAAAACATGTTTTTTTAGTGAAAATGAATCAAGATAAAGATAACGGTATGTTTACAATTGTTACGTCAGAAAAAGGTAATGTTGATCAAAATCCTGATGGTTCCAGATTAATCATTTTAGAGAAAGGTACGTATTACGAAATTTATAATAAATGTGGATTATATAAAAATATATTTATAACTGATTTTGCTAAGTACAAAATGTCGATCAATAATACGTTTAAAACATTGTTAAAAAAAAATAAGCCTATTGATCATATGCCTATACATCAATTGTGGTTTTCTATTGCGCCAGAAGCGCGTGTGGAGTTGCATTGGCGTTTAACTTTGTTAATGTCTATTTTTATTATGCCAATGATTACAACGTTATTAACTATCACTATTTCATATAACTATTTATCTAATTTTTTATTAACAATTTTTTTATATACTATTTTTTTTGTTTTGCATACTTTATTACGTTCTCATATTATTTTAGAAAAAACAAATCCTATTGCATGGATGTGGGTTATAAATAGCATTTATTTATTAATAGTTTTATTACTTAATGCATGGGATACTTCTTGCATGAAAAAATTAGCTTTGAGAGTACTTCATCGTAATTAA